The Acomys russatus chromosome X, mAcoRus1.1, whole genome shotgun sequence genome segment TAAAGTCAGCTTAGGGTTCCTCAGCCCAAGGATATTCCTATACCATAATAATAAGACCTAGCATTTTAAGTAGTAAACTAGGTGAGACTTGTAGCATGGGTCTGGCTCTCTAATTTCACTGTGGGGGAAGTCTACTGGTTTGCAAAGACTAGAAGTATGGGGAAAGACCCAAAGATCTTGGGAATCTCAAGATGCCCAGCCTGCTATGTAAGAATTTCAGTAAAACTGGAAGACTTGGATGGAATTAGAGCATAACACCAAGTTAATATACGAAGAAACACTGGTCTAAGTTACCCTGGGCTTTAATGATGACCCGAATATTGGGGAGATACATGCATTCAGCCCATTGAGAAGTTCAGCAAAAATAACGTTGTTGTCCCTTCAGAGCCTAAGGCAAAAATAGAGGGAAGGAAATGGCTGAGGCCTTTTCCTAAAACAAGACGTAGATCTCATTCTGGCCTTACACTCTACAGCTCATTAGGCTCCAgtcctcaggaaaaaaagaaagagtcagCTGGGGTCTTTTATCCCTTACTCAGTTCCTACCTAGGGCAGTATTTGAAATGTgagtgggagaggaaagagggtttATGAGACTCAGTCAGTAACACCCAAACCACAGCTCTTAAACCAGAACTTCCAAGAGCAGAAAGAACTAAGAGCAAAGAGAGAGGAGTTATTCTTCCAGCGAATAGAAGACTTAAATAGAAGACTCAGTAGGGGTAAGGGcgggatattttaaaaaatcatgacatCTATCACTCTGGCCAAGGGGAGGGTTTATGATCAACAGAAGGTCCCCTTCACCTTCTCTTCATTCATCTTGCTTCCGTTTTGGCTTTTTGGGGTTCCGTGACCGACTCTTAGCTTTGCACAGAGGGCATATAGGTGCATTTCGATGAATCTGTTGGTGACATGACAAACAGGCCTGGTGGGGGTAGACAGGATAAATGAAGTCAGTCGTCAGATTCTTCTAAGCAATGGTTCAGATGGCTGATACTCAGGGGCCCAGAAAACAATTATACTTTTACATTGGTAAGATTCAGGGTTCTTAGAAGCCATAGAACTTAGGTGTAAAGGATACAACACAGAGACAAGTATAGAAAAATGAAGGTAAAACTTGGACATAAAATAAGAACTATATATCTATGCAGCATTATATCATAACATTATTCCTAACAAGTTAACCCATgtactattgatttttttcttggacAGGATAAATCAGAAAGAATTTTCTATAATAACCAAGGCAGTGAATATTTAgacttcaaaaaatatttttaattaaaaatttgtgGATCTGTGTATGaaaatgcacgtgtgtgtgtgtgtgtgtgtgtgtgtgtgtgtaagagagagagagagagagagagagagagagagagagagagagagagaggatgtgggAACATGCCAGAGAACATGTGTGCATATCTGAGGACTTTTCTTTCCATCCACCATGGGATTTAGAGATCAAATCTAGACCATCAAGTTTACATGGTAAATTATTTTAGATCCTGagccatgtggtggctcataaaTATATTAGATTTTTCACATTAATTGGTTTGTTGCAATTATTCAACTTTATGTTAAGATATAATACATAAATCACCTGGCATATGTGTGTGCCAGGTGACTTCAATGAAAATATATAGCAAGCCAGGCTTTACCAATAGGTTATGGTCTACTGGGCAACCACTTGAGTAGAATGTCTGTTTGACTATTTACTATTGGCCTGGTTCTGTGATATTACACTGATAACTCACAAATAGTTTTAGCCTAGTAAAACTGCAAATTAATTCCATTAGTAAGAAAACATAATCATAAAAGTCATTCATTTATGTATCTATAAGACGTAAATAATTTCTGTACAAAAATTTtcaagtttatttcatttttttccgaCCATGTCCATCAAATGTACTTAGAACCTGCCTTGTGATTCTGCTGAATCCCTCACGAATGAGATATGTTcactatatatttgtataaagacTATCTTTCTAACCTTTAGTGAATTGTATTTTAGCAGAGCTTGCCAAGCTCCCTATATTTTAATCTCTCTGGTAATATACAGCAACAAGAGCAACATAGATTTAACATAGAACCCCATTCTTTGTGTCCCAGTCAAACAATGTTTAAGTAAGACCTAAAGTAAAGTAAATAAGGCCACAGCTTCAGACAGCGCAGCATCAGCCTCCTACTGCAGAATGCTTTGCTCCCTCCATGGTCCAGTCTAGCTTACTCACCTTCATAGGTGGGGGCTGCTGTCTGAAGGTGGCTGTCTGCCGTGTGTCCTGCTTCCTGGCCACTTGGAGTTGTtgggcagcagcagctgcagcagcaaggGATTCGGGAATAGGGGGTTCTTGAGGTTCTGTCTGccattctgctttctgcttctcaaaGTAACTTGGGGGATGAAAGACATTGGCTGGATCATTCTACAAGCAAGAAGAACCCTGCCCCTCTGAAAATCTCTAAGCTACAGAACCAAAAATTATACTAGGGGCCTCTCTAGGAAGGTAGTGCCCTCCCCACAGCACATGGCTCTTTCCCCTTAATATAAGACACATTATCAGTAGAAACAGTAGACAACATTTTGCTTCTTAACTTTGTCAGGTTATAGATGATCAGAAAATCTCAGGGCTAACAAGATATTTAGACTGATTATCTATTTGATGGCCATTTGCAATGTTTTATTATGTATTCCCAGGCCTATATTTGTATCCTTCTAGGAACAGGAAGCTCACTACTTTTATAGGCAACCAGCTATACCTTTAAGATACACTTTCTCTGTTGGGCTGAACTGTCTTCCTCTCTTTAAAATGAGCCTAGTGTTTTACTCTGAGTCTTGATATTAAAGGACAGAGTAGGTCCTGGAGAACATGGAAGTGTATCATTTCATGTTTTCAAGGGTTTCTGTATACTCCTGTAGGCCCTAGCTTGGCAAGTGACCTCTTAAAATTCATaggtaagttatttttaaatgttatattagatgtatttatttgtgcatgtgtgtgtgtgtatgtatgtgtatatgcaggtacATAATGCTACAGTGTCTGTGTGGAAGTCATAGGACAGCTTGGAGTtcgttccctccttccaccacgtgggtctcagggacagaactcaggtccatAGGCTTGGTAGAAAGCCCTTTTACTCCCTGAGCCATCATACCAGTGCGTAGATAAAATTCTTATATTGTCAAAAATTGTACCAAGTCTTTTAAAGAGTTGCCTGTCAATCTCCATCTCATCATTTTTCTTATAGAACATGTCAGCTTAGAGACTTGCAGAAGGCTATGCAAGGAATTATCCACTGAAATGCCTAAGAATAGGTCTATGTATTCTGACTTTCAGGTCGAGCTTTATGTATATATCCATgttgcaacccccccccccccaccaccaccccaccctcctTCTGCTACAATGTGTTATTTTGGGGTCAATGGCAGGCATCTTACTCCAAGGAgagtttctcttcctcttcacatAAGTCAGGAAGCCTCTGCAGGCCCAAGGTCATGCGCAGGGCATCCACATGTTCTTTCAGTGGCTTATACTCATCATGAAGCCTCCGGGTTGATTCTAACAGCTTGTTTAAGTCATTTTCAGACTGTTTAATGGTGTTCTCCATCTGGAGAATAGAACAAGGTAGAAACAGAAAGGATCACAAAGTTCTCAAGAGGCTTTATAACTGAATGGATAATAGCACAGAATTCAGAGAGAGACAAATCTATGGCCAAGTCCTCTAGCTGTCATTTCTATACACTCAATCCTCAGTTCACTATAATAGTGAAAGTTTAATAGTGCATACCCCATGTAGTCTCAATAAAGGTTCAATGATCAAATTCATGCAAAGCACTTAATATACGAATGAACTATAGGAGTAAAAGCTCATAAAATGCTGGTTAAATTACTCAAATTAGTAACATCTCATAGCTGGAATTGCCTTTAGAGACCATCTAGTTCACCTCAGAATTGCTGGTAGAGGTTAGTGAGCAGAAGCTCAGAGATTTATTTAGGGAAATACTTCTTAGGGGCAAAACCTACACAAAAACCGATGacctagccgggcagtggtggtacatgcctttaattctagcatatgggaggcagaggcagatggatctttgtaagttcgaggccagcctggtctacagagtgagttccaggatagccaggtctacacacagagaaactatctgaaagaggaaaaaaagaaggcgACTTGTGTCCTCCAGgccagttacatttttttctaagtcaATTGTTTTCAAAATGTGGTTCCCACACTTCTACTCCACCACTCCATCCCCCTcaccagcagctgcagcagcagcattagCATTTATGCGCTAAGAATTTTAAATTCTCAAGCCCTtacctaatacacacacacacacacacacacacacacacacacacacacacacacataactagaAACTCTGGAGTAAAGTTCAACAATTTGTGTTCTCATAGGCTCTCCAGCTGACCATGGTGGTCGAGTGTGGGATCTGTGGGCTGGAGTCTCAGAGatcttttttaaatctagatagatgttttaagttgataatgatgagatatgatagatattgatttgcattcagaattttagactcaccgagataggaaaaatgttttcttcaaggctgccaaatataaatagccaaaacactaagaatgtaacattgatataattcctgtttcgtggttcttcctgctataggtagtttaatgtgtgtgtgtgtgtgtgtgtgtgtgtgtgtgtgtgtgtgtgcatgcgtgcgcgcatcataatataaatgtatatgtgaaaatatttaatacaaataaataaaaaaaacacattacTCATTCTATTGGTTCTATACCATCATTTAGCTTGCAGGAAAGTCTACGGGTCCCTCCGGAGACCCAGAATCTTGTGCTCACTAGCACACAAAACCCCAAGGATCTATTATGGAAGCgtcatttacatattttttaaaagtttctaggCCTGACAATATTCTGAAAATGAGTAATCCCACAGAGATGAGTTTCCCAAGAATAGAAACTCAGCCCCAtcaaaagtgaatttttaaagttactgtCATAGACTGTAAGGATTAAAAAGGACCTGACAGGTAAACACTTTTCTCTTCTTGATCAAGGAATAAGCAGTGCAGAAGCCCAGACTCCTCACCAATAACACCAAACAAGGGACGTTTGTCAACTCAGCAGTTTGTTCCCAATGTTTCAAGAGCTTCCAAATGGCCATCTAATGAGACAGCCCCACTTTGGTAAGCAGACAAAGATGATTCATTTGGTCTAGTGGAAAGCTTTTGAGCATGCTAAGCTCTCCTTTCAAGAGGCAGGAATCTAGTCCACTTTTCCTTGGCTACTTCTTAAGCTGCAGGCTTCCAGAATGTGAACATGTCAGAACTGAATGACCCCTTGAAGGTCAATTAACCTCTTTCATAATACAGGGAGAAAATATGATGCTCCGAAAGGACATAACTAGATCTGGCCTCAGAACTCCTGGCACTTTCTGCTCCACAGTAGCTTGATACCTTCTCCTCTGAGCTGGCTACTGTCACAtctaaataaaaagtaacaacaTTCCGTACTTCCTCATCCTTAATGGGCCCAGAGATGGGCTCCAGGCAACCAGCCACATACCACATTGATATCAGCATGGATCAGTCGGAGCTCCTCCACATGGGCCATCTTCTCCTGCAGCAGGAGATCCATCTCCTGTTTGTATTCTTTCAGATGCCTCTCTTCTGACTCCAGAGCTTCGAACTCAGCCTTCAAGCGAGCCTTGATCTTTTCCATCTGCAGAGTCTTGTTCCTGAAATTTCTCAAAAGTAGGAAGCAGGCGAATAGGAgagtggaggaagaaagaaatggaaagcagagttaggttttttttttttttttttttttggtttttcgagacagggtttctctgtgtatcgctggctgtcctagactcactttgtagaccaggctggcctcgacctcacagtgatccacctgcctctgcctcccaagtgctgggattaggtttttttcttctaagcCATTTTTCTAACCCTTCCTCTCACAGTTAGAGACAACCAGTGAACATGAAATGTGGCTACTGTAAAGGATTGagttataaattttatttaactttcaaCATTTGGCTAATGGCTCTCATACCATACAGCACAGCTGCTAATATAAAATTTCCCTTTGTGTTGCTCATGCCAGGAACATTAATATAATGATGCAAAACTAACTACAATACCTGCATATTACACACTGCCTTACATTACCTTTGAGTCAAGTTACCAGGCATATGTAGAACTCCTGATGTAGCTGTTGACTTGTTCTACAGAGGAACAATATTTAGTTTTATtggaaaagcatttatttaaaccCCTTTTTGTCTAGACTTCTGTTCTCAACCTTTTTTAGATTACAAACAGAACACCTGGgattttgtctatttcttttttttttttttttttttttctgtttttttcaagacatggtttctctgtgtagctttgactgtcctggacttgcttttgtagaccaggctgaccttgaactcacagagatccacctgcctctgcctccagagtgctgagattacaggcgtgcgtcaccacacccagctggaactTTGTCTATTTCTACCCCACTTTTAGAAATGGGAAACTGATATTCAGAGCAGCAGCTTATCTTGATTTATTTAGCCATCACAGTGCAGGCTACCCATTTGTGCAGGCAGAGACATGTCATGAAACACTATGTACTTTAAACTCATACCTGGGCATACATGCTGGTTTTTCCCTTTACTAGATTTTTTGCCTTCGTATAATAAcaattaaatttacatttaactATATTTAATGAATATGCACTAAGTAGTGCAAACATgagtacacatgtgtgctcatgtgcactctctctctctctctctcacacacacacacacacacaaacacacacacacacacacacacacacatccaacaaGTATTTACTGAACACTTATCCTCTGTCAGTGAGTACAGAGAGACTAGGGAAATCAGTCCAAGTAGGGAGAACATCATGAATGAAGACCTTAGAGCAGAAAGACACAACTTTTAAAGGAATAATAAGGACAGATTAGCATGGCAGAACCACCTactgaaagagggagaggggctTAGATGAATATAAGGATTTTGGCAGAGACCAATACACAGCTGACAAGCTGGAATGAGTTaaatccttcctcctcagctggaAGGGGATTCTTACACTTTTAAATATCAAGTGGGATTATCTGATTATCTTAATTCTCTCATCTTTGATTTACTCAATCCTCATGTGGAAATAACATCACCTACCTCATATGTCACGTGGTAAGGATTAAATGAGTTAACAAATGTAAATTCCCAAGCTATGTGGCACATGATGAGCAGTCAACAAATTATAGTTGACTGCTCAACTCCCCAAATCTACCCAATAGTTCAGCCATAATTATCTCCTTCAACAGAGTGGCATGTATAACTtgatggtaaccaacagctctcaaATTGGACTTAAGACTCACTCAATAAGAAGATAACCATGCCTCTGGTTTTCCATGATACTGGAAATCTAGTTAATTACTCCATGCTAGTGAAGCCATGGCTATTGGAGAAGAATCTACAACCACCAATTACATAAACCAATATTATccttaactacattctaaatatttatccttatacacACAGATAAGTATAGTTCTCAccactcaaggaaatttctcatTGCAACAGACAAAGACCATTTATAGAAAACCAGGACTGATCAAAATTCAGCATGCAGAGCTCAGTCCTATCTACAATACAACTCCTCCACTGAAGGTTCAGGGATCATTGCAGATGATTTTGGGGTCAGGGGTAAGAGCTAAAGAAACGGGAAGGTTGCTGTCAaattgtgtcttctagaaatgttAGAGAAGCTACAATCACGAAATCTCACAGACATGGCTGCTAAAACATGACGTGAACAAGGATGATACCAACAGACATGCAAACATGAATGGGGGAAATCTCACAATACCTCaagcctagacaaagaactacaggcagtgAAGAAATGCTGAAAGGAGGAGAAATAGCCCTCCCCAGGGAAGATTATCCAGTACCCAGTGGGCGCccctgaaatcatacacataaaagtaacattatatagactgagaaAGTTCTATTTATAAGTTTAGAAATATGCAAAtacttatatatgtacatatacacagacacacacatatatacatatatacatatatatatcacattataatatgtaatacacacatgcacagtgtaacaacaattaaagaaaataagcctTGAATGAGAGCAAGGGCAGGGTACATGAGAAGGgttagaggaagggaagggggaaatagtgtaattatattatagtctcaaaaaataTGACAAACTATTGTGCAACCAATTACATAAAAAGGGGATTACTGCACTTCAAGATAAAAATTAGCTTCAACTCAGGAGTAGTAGATACATTTATTGCCCCATTTCCTCCAATAGTCAggacaaaagacaaaatataaacagtaacACACCAGAATTAAGTGGCATCAACATCAAATAGGCCTAACacatctacagaatattccacGCAAATACCAAAGAATATACACTTTACTTAGTACCCCATGGAAGCTTCTCTAAAAACAGACCACATACTgggaaacaaaacagattttaacAAGGAAAAATTTAATAATTCTATAGAGCCTATAAAGCTTGAATAAAGCTTGAAATCAACAGCAAACAAATTGGCAGTAATTACACAACCTTATGTAGACTGAATAACACTTTACTGAATGATCAATGGGCCAAAGAATaaaccaggaaaaaaatttaattccaggaattaaatgaaaatgaaaacgaATACAAATGAAGTGGTAGGAATCTGTGTTGCGTTAGAAGGAAACATGTGTTAAGAAACATATCACCTAACTTAGTAATAGAGTTATAGAGTGATAGAGCCTAACATATATGAGCCCAGGGTTCTATTCCCGATACCATAAAATGAGTTATTTTATAACAGCTTTGATCAATTGTAATAGATATTACATTTGTAGAGCTTACTACAGTCTAGCGACTGCTCTAGGAACATTACATGCTATGAAATGTCATGCTCACAAGACCCTCCCACATACGTATATTGAGTTTCATTTGTAAAGACAAAATTTTGAGACTGATATGGGTAAAATGAGTTGTCTGGGTCATAtatgcagaaagaagaaaacctagTACTATGAAGCTAGTCATCTTCCTATGTGTAAACTCATGGACCATAAGGCAGTGGGGTGCATTCTGGTCCTGGATGACTCACCAATTTTCAGGGTAAAATAAGGAATATCATGGACCTCTTTAGAATCTTGAGCTGGATGGCTATGTGAGATGTCTTTGGACTAACTGgccttacagatgaggaaaccaccCAAGTCCTTAAAGGAATCTCCTAATGAGATCCTCCCCCAAAGACTAAAGGACAGCTGATAAGGCCAGAGCATGGCCAGGAAAACTGCTCCCCGCAGTACCAAGAAACAAATCCTtacataaaacttttaaaattagcttCCTAATCCTCCTAAATTATACATTCTCCAGATATAAATACAGAAAGAGGAAATGCTTTCCAAGAAAAAAGCCTTTAGCTGGCCACTTTCTCCAGAATGACTTCTTTGGGCCTATTATGAAAGGAGAAATAGCATCTTAGAGACATGGTTTATCTATTACTTGTAGAAACTGCATGGGCTCCCCTGTGACAAATTTCATAACAACTCAAAACCAGTGCTCACTCAAAAAGCAGGGGTAGGACACCTACAACCTATAGGACCCCAGGTTGAGATAACCAAGTGACTAGAAACTGACCAGTGGAAATGAGACTCGGATCATATTTTAATGGTATAATGTGAAGGCCTTACTAGTGTGGCTCTTCAAGAACTGGACCAAAACCAACACGATCAGTTGGGAACCTGTTAGAAATATACATTCTCCATCTTGGTTTAATAAGTACTAAGTCAGAGGCCTTGCAGATGAGTCTGAAGAGCCTATAATTAAGCAGGCCTCTGGGTAAAACATTATGCATGTTCAAGTTTCAGTGCAGTATGCTAAAGCTTTGGATATGAATTATCACAGACTCCATAGCAGTAAAGGATGTGAAGATTGGTAGTGGCATTTGCTGCAATAGGAGAAACAGATTAAAGAGGATGCTTGTAGTATGATTGGGTAAAGAATTCTGTTGGTGCTTGTATGAGAAGCAAAAGTGATGGGTCAGTGTTCAGTTGGATATTTGAGTCTGAAACGCAGGAAAGAAACCAAATGAAAATTAGTAGATACCTCAGATCAGATTCAATTCAATCTCAGTGATAAGCCTCCACTCAATACCCCAGCTTGTGTATGGCTTAATGCACATGTTCTATGAATGACActgggtggattttttttctttttttttattaatttattcttgttacatctcaatgtttatcccatcccttgtatcctcccattcctccccgccccattttcccattattcccctcccctatgactgttcctgagggggattacctccccctatatattctcatagggtatcaagtctcttcttggctacctgctgtccttcttctgggtgaatttttttttaagtcagctTTTCTTGCTTCTTCCACTCAGGTAACATTATTCAAATACCAACTGTTCTGTATTTAAAGTTAATTGGATTATCTGGGGGAAAAACAGCTattaagagaaaagcaaaatagcATTAATTTAAAGACTGTTGCAGCTCAGTTCCAAGTTCcaactccttcttcttcttctttctcccatgGTCACTACTGTTTGGGTTGACTTTAAGTCTCAGAGGCCCAAACTATCATGGACTTGATCTTGTCTGAACCTTGGGGCTAAAACAGTTGTCAGCTGAGTATTGAGCACTAGCTGAAGGATGATATTAGAGGGGTGGAGTAAACAAGCAGATGGAGAACATGTGTGCTGTCTAGGAcaagccctgggctggtggtctcaggtgctataaggaagcaggttgagtaagccatgagggaaatccagtaagcagcactcctccatggtttccCCACTTATTGCcgccaggttcctgccttgactaaTATCAGTGATGGCCTGTCACCTGTAAGTGTCGGCAAATCACCCCTtccctccctaagttgcttttggtcatgatggaggttttttttttttttttttttttttttttggtgttgttcaggttttttttttaattataatgtattcacattacatccagattgtaatc includes the following:
- the Zc4h2 gene encoding zinc finger C4H2 domain-containing protein isoform X3 gives rise to the protein MADEQEIMCKLESIKEIRNKTLQMEKIKARLKAEFEALESEERHLKEYKQEMDLLLQEKMAHVEELRLIHADINVMENTIKQSENDLNKLLESTRRLHDEYKPLKEHVDALRMTLGLQRLPDLCEEEEKLSLEPVCHVTNRFIEMHLYALCAKLRVGHGTPKSQNGSKMNEEKVKGTFC
- the Zc4h2 gene encoding zinc finger C4H2 domain-containing protein isoform X1; translation: MADEQEIMCKLESIKEIRNKTLQMEKIKARLKAEFEALESEERHLKEYKQEMDLLLQEKMAHVEELRLIHADINVMENTIKQSENDLNKLLESTRRLHDEYKPLKEHVDALRMTLGLQRLPDLCEEEEKLSLDYFEKQKAEWQTEPQEPPIPESLAAAAAAAQQLQVARKQDTRQTATFRQQPPPMKACLSCHQQIHRNAPICPLCKAKSRSRNPKKPKRKQDE
- the Zc4h2 gene encoding zinc finger C4H2 domain-containing protein isoform X2, translated to MADEQEIMCKLESIKEIRNKTLQMEKIKARLKAEFEALESEERHLKEYKQEMDLLLQEKMAHVEELRLIHADINVMENTIKQSENDLNKLLESTRRLHDEYKPLKEHVDALRMTLGLQRLPDLCEEEEKLSLEMIQPMSFIPQVTLRSRKQNGRQNLKNPLFPNPLLLQLLLPNNSKWPGSRTHGRQPPSDSSPHL